The Carassius gibelio isolate Cgi1373 ecotype wild population from Czech Republic chromosome B9, carGib1.2-hapl.c, whole genome shotgun sequence genome includes a region encoding these proteins:
- the rpl8 gene encoding 60S ribosomal protein L8, with amino-acid sequence MGRVIRGQRKGAGSVFKAHVKHRKGAAKLRHIDFAERHGYIKGIVKDIIHDPGRGAPLAKVMFRDPYRFKKRTELFIAAEGIHTGQFIYCGKKAQLNIGNVLPVGTMPEGTIVCCLEEKPGDRGKLARASGNYATVISHNPETKKSRVKLPSGSKKVISSANRAVVGVVAGGGRIDKPILKAGRAYHKYKAKRNCWPRVRGVAMNPVEHPFGGGNHQHIGKPSTIRRDAPAGRKVGLIAARRTGRLRGTKTVQDKEN; translated from the exons ATGGGACGTGTGATCAGGGGACAGAGAAAAGGTGCGGGCTCCGTCTTCAAAGCCCATGTCAAGCACAGAAAAGGTGCTGCTAAACTCCGTCATATCGACTTCGCTGAACGTCATGGCTACATCAAGGGGATTGTGAAG GACATCATTCACGACCCTGGCCGTGGAGCTCCTCTGGCTAAGGTGATGTTTCGTGACCCGTACCGCTTCAAGAAGAGGACAGAACTGTTCATTGCAGCAGAAGGCATCCACACTGGGCAGTTTATCTACTGTGGCAAGAAAG CTCAGCTGAACATTGGCAATGTGCTCCCCGTTGGCACCATGCCCGAGGGTACCATTGTCTGCTGTCTGGAGGAGAAGCCCGGAGATAGAGGCAAACTCGCTCGTGCATCCGGAAACTACGCCACAGTCATCTCCCATAACCCTGAGACCAAGAAATCCAGAGTCAAGCTTCCATCTGGATCCAAAAAGGTCATCTCTTCTGCAAACAGAGCTGTCGTTG GTGTTGTTGCTGGTGGTGGTCGTATTGACAAACCCATCCTGAAGGCAGGTCGTGCATACCACAAGTACAAGGCCAAGAGGAACTGCTGGCCTCGTGTCCGTGGTGTGGCTATGAAC CCTGTTGAGCATCCCTTCGGTGGTGGTAACCATCAGCATATTGGCAAGCCCTCAACAATCAGGAGGGACGCACCAGCTGGACGCAAGGTCGGTCTTATCGCTGCCCGTCGTACTGGCAGACTGCGTGGAACAAAGACCGTCCAGGACAAGGAGAACTAA